One segment of Polaribacter huanghezhanensis DNA contains the following:
- a CDS encoding serine hydrolase domain-containing protein, whose translation MKIKLKYFIGLFIIVVSSFLLSTNTVKATPKVALKKTIIDSIIVKEPTIILERYSKNKTEKVSHKLDSLLKKIHKRHDFNGSILIAKKGKIVYQNHIGYADFRKKSSLNEKSVYQLASVSKQFTAASIMILKERNQLKLTDTVTKYFPKFPFKNITILQLLHHTSGLPNYFWVAENKWEKEKAPSNKEMMKFLETSKVSTFFSPGRKFDYSNTGYFVLASIIEKISKMSYSNFVESAIFKPLKMSHSFAFSFEKDTVKSNQLIGYRLYRGWRHRTIPSTVNDAIVGDKNIYATTQDLLKWVNGLNSGKLISKESLDLMYTKGKTKYGRKFPYGFGFRINTKNDAKIIYHYGKWNGFSTGITQYLEEDLVVIILEHTSYRSMDYLNKKIRNIVEKNFES comes from the coding sequence TTGAAAATTAAGTTAAAATATTTCATTGGTCTCTTTATTATAGTAGTAAGCAGTTTTCTTCTTAGTACAAATACTGTAAAAGCAACACCAAAAGTTGCGCTTAAAAAAACAATAATAGATTCTATTATTGTTAAAGAACCAACTATTATTTTAGAACGATATTCTAAAAATAAAACTGAAAAAGTAAGTCATAAATTAGATTCTCTACTAAAAAAAATACACAAAAGACATGACTTTAACGGCTCAATTCTAATTGCAAAAAAAGGAAAAATAGTATATCAAAATCATATTGGATACGCAGATTTTAGAAAAAAAAGCAGTTTAAACGAAAAATCTGTATATCAGTTAGCTTCTGTAAGTAAACAATTTACAGCGGCATCAATTATGATCTTAAAAGAAAGAAATCAATTAAAATTAACAGATACTGTTACCAAATATTTTCCAAAATTCCCTTTTAAAAATATTACTATTCTACAATTACTACACCATACTTCTGGGTTGCCAAATTATTTTTGGGTAGCAGAAAACAAATGGGAAAAAGAAAAAGCGCCAAGCAATAAAGAGATGATGAAATTTTTAGAAACAAGTAAAGTTTCTACATTTTTTAGCCCAGGCAGAAAGTTTGATTATTCAAATACTGGTTACTTTGTTTTAGCTTCTATTATTGAGAAAATATCAAAAATGAGTTATTCTAACTTTGTAGAAAGTGCTATTTTTAAACCCCTAAAAATGAGCCACTCTTTTGCTTTTAGTTTTGAAAAAGATACCGTTAAATCAAATCAATTGATAGGATATAGATTGTATAGAGGATGGAGACATCGAACAATACCAAGCACCGTTAATGATGCAATTGTTGGCGATAAAAATATTTATGCCACAACTCAAGATTTATTAAAATGGGTAAACGGATTGAACAGTGGAAAACTTATTTCTAAAGAGTCTTTAGATCTTATGTACACCAAAGGAAAAACCAAATATGGACGAAAATTTCCTTATGGTTTTGGGTTTAGAATTAACACCAAAAATGATGCTAAAATAATATATCATTATGGAAAATGGAATGGATTTAGCACAGGAATTACTCAGTATTTAGAAGAAGATTTGGTGGTTATTATTTTAGAGCATACAAGCTATCGATCAATGGATTATTTAAATAAAAAGATTCGAAATATTGTTGAGAAAAATTTTGAGTCTTAG
- the cyoE gene encoding heme o synthase — MNSISRIENKSTIKNFVTDFLQLTKVGLSLSVVFSSIAGYLLAAEIVDVFIIFQLAIGGYFMVGASNAFNQVIERDTDSLMKRTMNRPLPTGRMTVSTALTIAFLFTILGIAILYNINAKSALFGAISIFLYTSLYTPLKSVTPLTVFVGAIPGAIPFMLGWVAATNQFGIEAGFLFLIQFFWQFPHFWAIGWLQFEEYQKAGFNMLPMNKKDKGAIKQIIFYTFIMILVSVAPVLKVTGAFYIYPATAVIIALAGCSMLYYGIQLYKTESNIEARKLMLSSVIYITLVQIIYVIDKFLH; from the coding sequence TGTGGTTTTTTCTTCTATTGCAGGTTATCTATTAGCCGCAGAAATTGTAGATGTTTTTATCATTTTTCAATTAGCTATTGGAGGTTACTTTATGGTTGGTGCATCAAACGCATTTAATCAAGTTATAGAAAGAGACACAGACTCTTTGATGAAAAGAACGATGAACAGACCTTTGCCAACTGGCAGAATGACTGTTTCTACTGCGTTAACAATAGCGTTTTTATTTACAATTTTAGGAATTGCAATTTTATACAATATCAATGCAAAGTCTGCATTATTCGGAGCAATATCCATTTTTTTATACACCAGTCTATATACTCCATTAAAATCTGTAACTCCATTGACCGTTTTTGTAGGAGCAATTCCAGGTGCAATTCCTTTTATGTTGGGTTGGGTTGCAGCAACAAATCAATTTGGGATCGAAGCAGGATTTTTATTTTTAATTCAATTTTTTTGGCAATTTCCACATTTTTGGGCAATTGGTTGGTTGCAATTTGAAGAATATCAGAAAGCAGGATTTAATATGCTGCCAATGAATAAAAAGGACAAAGGCGCTATTAAGCAAATTATCTTTTATACTTTTATAATGATTTTGGTTTCTGTTGCTCCAGTATTAAAAGTAACAGGGGCTTTTTATATATATCCTGCAACAGCAGTAATTATTGCTTTAGCTGGCTGCTCTATGCTGTATTACGGCATCCAATTATACAAAACAGAATCGAATATTGAAGCAAGAAAATTAATGTTATCAAGTGTTATTTATATAACACTCGTTCAAATAATATACGTAATAGATAAATTTTTACATTAA
- a CDS encoding cytochrome c oxidase subunit 3 has protein sequence MGATIAVNSEDKTAWNGGGKKPFGASYGKMMMWFFIVSDALTFSGFLAAYGLTRFKFIDSWPIADEVFTHFPFLHGVHAPMYYVALMTFILIFSSVTMVLAVDAGHQMKKKKVAWYMLFTIIGGVIFLGSQAWEWKNFIGGTYGAVQTTDGKILQFVKDGHQVELATFVVEGKREEVNHTRKNGLWFEQGDPISTYSLKDVVSSYENNPDVFIRIEKIDLATKQKTILSKEEGSRYLLNAKQVVEGANLEANEYGHPLFADFFFFITGFHGFHVFTGVLINIIIFFNVLIGTYERRGHYEMVEKVGLYWHFVDLVWVFVFTFFYLV, from the coding sequence ATGGGAGCAACTATTGCTGTAAATTCTGAAGACAAAACTGCCTGGAACGGTGGCGGGAAAAAACCTTTTGGAGCGAGTTACGGAAAAATGATGATGTGGTTTTTTATCGTATCAGATGCATTAACTTTTTCTGGATTTTTAGCCGCTTACGGTTTAACAAGATTTAAATTTATAGACTCTTGGCCAATTGCCGATGAAGTTTTTACTCACTTTCCGTTTTTACACGGAGTACATGCACCAATGTACTATGTAGCATTAATGACATTTATCTTAATTTTTTCTTCTGTAACAATGGTGTTAGCTGTTGATGCTGGTCATCAAATGAAGAAAAAGAAAGTAGCTTGGTACATGTTGTTTACCATTATTGGTGGTGTAATCTTTTTAGGCTCTCAAGCTTGGGAATGGAAAAACTTTATTGGAGGTACTTACGGCGCAGTTCAAACAACAGATGGTAAAATCTTACAGTTTGTTAAAGATGGGCATCAAGTTGAGTTAGCTACTTTTGTGGTTGAAGGCAAAAGAGAAGAAGTTAATCACACGCGTAAAAATGGGTTATGGTTTGAGCAAGGAGATCCAATATCAACATATTCTTTAAAAGATGTTGTAAGTTCTTATGAAAACAATCCAGATGTATTCATAAGAATTGAAAAAATAGATCTTGCAACCAAACAAAAAACAATTCTTTCTAAAGAAGAAGGATCTCGTTATTTATTAAATGCAAAGCAAGTTGTTGAGGGTGCAAACCTTGAAGCAAATGAATATGGACATCCACTTTTTGCAGATTTCTTTTTCTTTATTACTGGTTTTCACGGTTTCCACGTATTTACAGGAGTACTTATAAATATAATCATATTTTTTAATGTTCTTATTGGTACTTACGAGCGCAGAGGACATTACGAAATGGTAGAAAAAGTAGGATTATATTGGCACTTTGTAGATTTAGTTTGGGTATTTGTATTCACTTTCTTCTACTTAGTTTAA
- a CDS encoding thioredoxin domain-containing protein, translated as MTTHKFTNNLITETSPYLLQHAHNPVNWYAWNDETVALAKKENKLLLISIGYSSCHWCHVMEEESFEKEEVAAIMNAHFINVKVDREERPDVDQVYMNAVQLMTGAGGWPLNCIALPDGRPVWGGTYFRKEEWMNVLGQIGNLYQKDPEKVVEYAQKLTEGIQQSGLITLNKEKTLFTKDYLNETVKKWSIYFDDELGGLNKAPKFPMPNNYHFLLRHANQNNDKYLLKYVNTTLTKMAYGGIFDQIGGGFSRYSVDTKWHIPHFEKMLYDNGQLVSLYADAYLISKNKLYKETVYNTLQFIERDLLDASGGFYAALDADSLNDKNQLEEGAYYVWTKTELQDLLKEDFELFSDYYNINSYGFWEHKNYHLIRTHSDEDFAKKHTLEISAFKNKVATWKSILLKERSKRKEPRLDDKILTSWNGIMLKGYVDAYRVFNDAHFLEIALKNAHFLEAKMLKEDGTLFRNYKNGKATINGYLEDYGTVIDAFISLYEVTLDEKWLLLSKNLTDACFDHFFNTATSMFYFTSNKDVELIDRKTETEDNVMPSSNSMMAKNLFKLSHYFENDYYLKTSKQMLSNMTDAIQNYGSAYSNWLDVYSNFTDEYFEIAISGINAKEKALEINQEYIPNKLICGSEIKSNLPLLTNRYIEDKTLIYVCVHKTCNLPTENTNEAIRQIKKQLQ; from the coding sequence ATGACCACACATAAATTTACCAATAACTTAATTACAGAAACCAGTCCTTATTTATTACAACATGCTCATAATCCTGTAAATTGGTATGCTTGGAACGATGAAACAGTAGCATTGGCAAAAAAAGAAAATAAATTATTATTAATTTCTATCGGATATTCTTCGTGTCATTGGTGTCATGTAATGGAAGAAGAAAGTTTTGAAAAAGAAGAAGTTGCTGCGATCATGAATGCTCATTTTATCAATGTAAAAGTCGATAGAGAAGAGCGTCCAGATGTAGATCAAGTATATATGAATGCCGTTCAATTAATGACTGGCGCTGGCGGGTGGCCTTTGAATTGTATTGCTTTGCCTGACGGAAGACCTGTTTGGGGCGGAACCTATTTCAGAAAAGAAGAATGGATGAACGTATTAGGTCAGATTGGAAATTTGTATCAAAAAGACCCTGAAAAAGTAGTTGAATATGCCCAAAAATTGACAGAAGGAATTCAACAATCTGGATTGATTACCTTAAATAAAGAAAAGACTCTTTTTACAAAAGATTATTTGAATGAAACCGTAAAGAAATGGAGCATTTATTTTGATGATGAGTTAGGCGGGTTAAATAAAGCCCCAAAATTTCCGATGCCAAATAACTATCATTTTTTACTAAGACATGCGAATCAAAACAACGATAAATATTTATTAAAATATGTAAATACTACACTTACAAAAATGGCGTATGGCGGAATTTTTGATCAAATTGGTGGTGGATTTTCTAGATATTCTGTTGATACAAAATGGCATATTCCGCATTTCGAGAAAATGCTTTATGATAACGGTCAATTGGTAAGTTTATATGCTGATGCGTATTTAATATCAAAAAACAAATTATATAAAGAAACGGTTTATAACACCTTACAGTTTATAGAAAGAGATTTGTTAGATGCATCTGGCGGATTTTATGCTGCTTTAGACGCTGATAGTTTAAATGATAAAAATCAATTAGAAGAAGGCGCGTATTATGTTTGGACAAAAACAGAACTGCAAGATCTTTTAAAAGAAGATTTTGAGTTGTTTTCTGATTATTACAATATTAATTCCTACGGATTTTGGGAGCACAAGAATTATCATTTAATTAGAACGCATTCTGATGAAGATTTTGCAAAAAAACACACACTAGAAATTTCAGCATTCAAAAATAAAGTTGCTACATGGAAATCGATTTTATTAAAAGAAAGGTCCAAAAGAAAAGAGCCGCGTTTAGATGATAAAATACTAACTTCTTGGAATGGCATTATGTTAAAAGGTTATGTTGATGCGTATCGCGTTTTTAATGATGCACATTTCTTAGAAATTGCATTAAAAAATGCACACTTTTTAGAAGCAAAAATGCTAAAAGAAGACGGAACTTTATTTCGAAATTATAAAAATGGAAAAGCAACGATAAATGGTTATCTTGAAGATTATGGAACTGTTATTGATGCTTTTATTTCGTTATACGAAGTCACTTTGGATGAAAAATGGTTGCTGCTTTCTAAAAATTTAACGGATGCTTGTTTTGATCATTTCTTTAATACAGCAACAAGCATGTTTTACTTTACATCCAATAAAGATGTAGAATTAATAGACAGAAAAACCGAAACAGAAGACAATGTAATGCCGTCTTCAAATTCAATGATGGCTAAAAACTTATTTAAATTGAGTCATTATTTCGAAAATGATTACTATTTAAAAACGAGCAAACAAATGTTGAGTAATATGACAGACGCCATTCAGAACTATGGCTCAGCATATTCTAATTGGTTGGATGTGTATAGTAATTTTACAGATGAGTATTTTGAAATAGCGATTAGCGGAATAAACGCAAAAGAAAAAGCACTAGAGATAAATCAAGAATACATTCCGAATAAATTAATTTGTGGAAGCGAAATTAAAAGTAATTTACCGTTGTTAACAAACAGATATATAGAAGATAAAACTCTTATTTATGTTTGTGTACATAAAACCTGTAACTTGCCTACAGAAAATACCAACGAAGCAATACGTCAAATTAAAAAACAACTACAATGA
- a CDS encoding mechanosensitive ion channel family protein, which produces MEKYLEIAETFLLKYGTSILSALLILIIGLIVINLFVKLSKKIMTKSNVDLTLQKFLSDLLSWILKALLVITVVSKLGVETSSFVAIIGAAGLAVGLALQGSLANFAGGALIMIFKPFKIGDFISAQGESGTVKSIEIFTTKLNTVDNKEVIIPNGALSNNNIVNFSTEEKRRVDLKFGVSYDADIKETKQVLASIVNKHPLILKDPAPAILLVELADSSINFAVKSWVKSGDYWTVYAEVLEQTKEALDKAGIEIPYPHRVEIKKII; this is translated from the coding sequence ATGGAAAAATACTTAGAAATAGCAGAGACCTTTTTATTAAAATACGGAACAAGTATTTTATCTGCATTATTGATTTTAATCATTGGTTTAATTGTAATAAATCTGTTTGTAAAGCTCTCTAAAAAAATAATGACAAAAAGCAACGTAGATCTTACATTACAAAAATTTTTAAGCGATTTATTAAGCTGGATTTTAAAGGCATTATTAGTTATTACAGTAGTTTCTAAACTTGGAGTAGAAACCAGTTCTTTTGTGGCAATTATTGGTGCAGCTGGTTTAGCTGTTGGTTTAGCTTTGCAAGGTTCTTTAGCTAATTTTGCTGGCGGTGCATTAATTATGATTTTTAAACCCTTTAAAATTGGGGATTTTATTTCTGCTCAAGGAGAATCTGGTACTGTAAAAAGTATTGAAATATTTACCACCAAATTAAACACGGTAGACAATAAAGAGGTTATTATTCCAAATGGAGCTTTATCTAACAACAATATTGTTAATTTTTCTACCGAAGAAAAACGTAGAGTAGATTTAAAATTTGGGGTTTCTTATGATGCTGATATTAAAGAAACAAAACAAGTTCTTGCATCAATTGTAAACAAGCATCCGCTCATTTTAAAAGATCCTGCTCCAGCAATTTTATTAGTAGAATTGGCAGATAGTTCTATTAATTTTGCAGTAAAATCTTGGGTAAAATCAGGTGATTATTGGACGGTTTATGCAGAGGTTTTAGAGCAAACAAAAGAAGCATTAGACAAAGCTGGTATCGAAATTCCATATCCACATCGAGTAGAAATCAAAAAAATCATATAA
- the tsaB gene encoding tRNA (adenosine(37)-N6)-threonylcarbamoyltransferase complex dimerization subunit type 1 TsaB: MAYILNLETSTKNCSVSVSNNGELVAIKELNNGNYSHAEVLHPFINEVLKEAKISFEKLDAIAVSKGPGSYTGLRIGVSAAKGLSFALNIPLISVNTLKSLALAISIDEGVIVPMLDARRMEVYSAIFDSDYNQIREIKAEIISERSFLNNLEEGKVYFLGDGAEKCKTLITHPNALFVDSKFPSAKEMSILSYDKYKKNDIEDVAYFEPFYLKDFIVVPQKKKI, translated from the coding sequence TTGGCTTATATTTTAAATTTAGAAACCTCAACAAAAAACTGTTCGGTTAGTGTTTCTAATAACGGAGAATTGGTTGCAATTAAAGAATTAAACAACGGTAATTATTCGCATGCAGAAGTTTTACATCCGTTTATAAATGAGGTATTAAAAGAAGCGAAAATTTCTTTTGAAAAACTTGATGCAATTGCAGTAAGCAAAGGTCCAGGTTCTTATACTGGATTGCGAATTGGCGTTTCTGCGGCAAAAGGATTGAGTTTTGCACTGAACATTCCACTAATTTCTGTGAACACTTTAAAATCGCTTGCTTTAGCTATTTCTATTGATGAAGGCGTTATTGTACCGATGTTAGATGCTCGCAGAATGGAAGTATATTCTGCTATTTTTGATTCAGATTACAATCAAATCAGAGAAATTAAAGCAGAAATTATCAGCGAAAGATCTTTTTTAAATAATTTAGAAGAAGGCAAGGTTTATTTTTTGGGTGATGGAGCAGAGAAATGTAAAACTTTAATCACGCATCCGAATGCCCTATTTGTAGATTCTAAATTTCCATCAGCAAAAGAAATGAGTATTTTGTCGTATGATAAATACAAAAAAAACGACATCGAAGATGTCGCTTATTTTGAACCTTTTTACTTAAAAGACTTTATTGTTGTTCCTCAAAAAAAGAAGATATAA
- a CDS encoding DUF1304 domain-containing protein: MTTLITFLIAFVAFEHFCFLVLEMFLWTTPKGIKTFGLKSKEFAKETKVLAANQGLYNGFLSAGLIWSLLTKNLHVSLFFLSCVIIAGIYGAYSTKKVRLFYIQSIPAIFTLLIILFN, encoded by the coding sequence ATGACAACACTAATTACATTTCTAATAGCATTTGTAGCTTTTGAACATTTCTGTTTTTTAGTCTTAGAAATGTTTTTGTGGACAACACCAAAAGGCATAAAAACCTTTGGATTAAAATCTAAAGAATTTGCAAAAGAAACAAAAGTATTGGCAGCAAATCAAGGATTATACAACGGGTTTCTAAGTGCGGGTTTAATTTGGTCTTTACTAACAAAAAATCTACATGTGAGCCTCTTTTTTCTAAGTTGTGTAATAATCGCTGGTATTTATGGAGCGTATTCAACAAAGAAGGTAAGACTCTTTTATATTCAATCTATTCCTGCTATTTTTACACTTTTAATCATCTTATTTAATTAA
- a CDS encoding DUF420 domain-containing protein, with protein sequence MSKEISNQEKKYNRIIVFLSIIIPLVVAILFSVNLKKLGFNVMPLSFLPPIYATINGITAMLLIFAVIAIKKGNRKLHEQLNTTAIFCSVLFLLMYIAYHMTSESTRFGGEGAIKYVYYFILITHILLSIAVIPFVLITFVRARLGKFSEHKKIAKITFPLWLYVAITGVVVYLMISPYYL encoded by the coding sequence ATGAGTAAAGAGATTTCTAATCAAGAAAAAAAATACAATAGAATAATTGTTTTTTTATCAATAATTATTCCTTTAGTTGTTGCTATTTTATTTAGTGTAAATTTAAAAAAATTAGGTTTTAATGTAATGCCTTTGTCTTTTTTACCTCCAATTTATGCAACTATCAACGGAATTACAGCAATGCTTTTAATTTTTGCAGTTATTGCCATTAAAAAAGGAAATAGAAAATTACACGAGCAATTAAATACAACTGCAATATTTTGTTCGGTATTATTTTTGTTGATGTATATTGCATATCACATGACATCAGAATCTACTAGATTTGGTGGAGAAGGTGCAATTAAATATGTGTATTATTTTATTTTGATTACACATATTTTGTTATCAATAGCTGTTATTCCTTTTGTGTTAATTACTTTTGTTAGAGCAAGGTTAGGGAAATTTTCTGAACATAAAAAAATTGCAAAAATTACATTTCCGTTATGGTTGTATGTAGCAATTACTGGTGTTGTAGTTTATTTAATGATTTCTCCATATTATCTGTAA
- a CDS encoding cytochrome C oxidase subunit IV family protein, translated as MAHAHESNTKRIWMVFGILSVITIVEVIFGIIKPASLHLTHFLGTSPLNWLFIILTLVKAYGITWVFMHMEGEKKGLRRAVVWTAVFLICYLVTLLLIEGGHIFDVLSPLTKWDY; from the coding sequence ATGGCACACGCACACGAATCTAATACAAAAAGAATATGGATGGTTTTCGGAATACTTTCTGTAATAACAATTGTAGAAGTTATTTTCGGTATTATAAAACCAGCTAGTTTACATTTAACTCATTTTTTAGGCACAAGTCCATTAAACTGGTTATTCATTATATTAACCTTAGTTAAAGCGTATGGAATTACTTGGGTCTTTATGCACATGGAAGGTGAAAAAAAAGGATTAAGGAGAGCTGTCGTTTGGACAGCTGTATTTTTAATTTGTTATTTAGTGACTTTATTGTTAATAGAAGGAGGACATATATTTGATGTATTGTCTCCTTTGACAAAATGGGACTACTAA
- a CDS encoding cytochrome c oxidase subunit 3, protein MSQESLNTELSVAKKKSLKPMLWISMISMTMFFAGLTSAYVVSRKREDWVSFDLPKAFYISTALIIFSSLTFLLAQRLLKKDNIKGSFLLLLITLVLGVGFIYYQYEGFIQLRNVGLFFTGPNSTVSTSFIIGITFMHVLHLIAGLIVLLVVIYNHFKSKYNSAEMLGFELGAIFWHFVGVLWIYLFFFFYFIR, encoded by the coding sequence ATGAGTCAAGAAAGTTTAAATACAGAATTAAGTGTAGCAAAGAAGAAGTCTCTAAAACCGATGTTATGGATTTCTATGATAAGTATGACCATGTTTTTTGCAGGATTAACAAGTGCTTATGTGGTAAGTAGAAAAAGAGAAGATTGGGTTTCATTTGATTTGCCCAAAGCATTTTATATAAGTACAGCATTAATAATCTTTAGTAGTTTAACATTTTTATTAGCTCAGAGATTGCTTAAAAAAGACAATATAAAAGGGAGTTTTTTACTACTTCTTATCACCTTAGTTTTAGGCGTTGGATTTATTTATTATCAATATGAAGGATTTATTCAATTAAGAAATGTAGGGTTGTTTTTTACTGGACCAAATAGTACAGTATCAACTTCTTTTATTATTGGAATAACATTTATGCACGTTTTACACCTAATTGCAGGATTAATTGTGTTATTAGTTGTAATTTATAATCATTTTAAATCTAAGTATAATTCGGCAGAAATGCTTGGTTTTGAGCTTGGTGCAATTTTTTGGCACTTTGTTGGAGTACTTTGGATTTATCTATTTTTCTTTTTCTATTTTATTAGATGA
- a CDS encoding SCO family protein has protein sequence MKKKYSYIGISFIILIFGIYVVPKVVKKFQKSDLVTFNKVPDFEFINQKGNTITNKNFEGKVYVVEFFFTTCPSICPIMNQKMIAVQKEFYGNPNFGIASFSITPDIDTPEVLNQYRKEHNITSSNWQMLTGKSQDSVFDLSNKGFKLYAGDGDEKDGGFEHSGLFALIDKEGNIRSRRDAHGNPIMYYRALEESGFPDQITALKEDIKILLNE, from the coding sequence ATGAAAAAAAAGTATTCTTATATCGGTATTTCATTTATCATATTAATTTTTGGAATTTACGTTGTTCCTAAAGTGGTAAAGAAATTTCAAAAATCAGATTTGGTTACTTTTAACAAAGTGCCAGATTTTGAGTTTATCAATCAAAAAGGAAATACAATTACCAATAAAAATTTTGAAGGAAAAGTATATGTTGTAGAATTTTTCTTTACAACGTGCCCGTCTATTTGCCCAATTATGAATCAAAAAATGATTGCTGTGCAAAAAGAATTTTATGGAAATCCAAACTTCGGAATTGCTTCTTTTTCTATCACTCCAGATATTGATACTCCAGAAGTTCTAAATCAGTATAGAAAAGAACACAACATTACAAGCAGTAACTGGCAAATGTTAACTGGTAAAAGCCAAGATTCTGTCTTTGATTTATCTAATAAAGGATTTAAATTATACGCAGGTGACGGAGATGAAAAAGATGGCGGATTTGAACATTCTGGGTTGTTTGCTTTAATTGACAAAGAAGGTAATATTCGCTCTAGAAGAGATGCACACGGAAATCCAATTATGTATTATAGAGCCTTAGAAGAAAGTGGTTTTCCAGACCAAATAACAGCATTAAAAGAAGATATTAAAATCTTGTTAAATGAGTAA
- a CDS encoding TolC family protein, with the protein MKTKFLVIIALIAFSFSGLSQKKWDLKEAVEHALKNNITIKKGELTIEKSKQNVVGSKGNFLPNLNASSGANLNFGSTIDPVSNGRISSTNFSSSYRLSSGITVFNGFRLLNTYKRNQLTVIGNQLDLQKIKDDISLNVVNSYLNILFAKENLAVAKVQAKISKKQIEVAKDQVEAGSKPKGELLNAQSAYANDLQTVVSLENTLDIALLGLAQLLQVDPNNFDVANIDVGAPSASLLFKSPDVVYKKAVITRPEILSAKLQGEYGELQIAIAKSGFLPTVTASADAGTNYSHRFTIFQGQRNDYFFKQLNDNFGYGVGVSLSIPIFNRFQNKVNLNRAIIDKEDSELNLQSAKLGLQQEIQRAFLDAKAALKSYEAAKLSLDAQQEAFKNAQQRYTYEAITSFEFDQVRNRLVNAESTLIRAKFDYVFKTKVLKFYYGESVID; encoded by the coding sequence ATGAAAACAAAATTTTTAGTAATTATAGCATTAATTGCTTTTTCTTTCTCAGGATTATCGCAAAAAAAATGGGATTTAAAAGAAGCTGTTGAACATGCATTAAAAAATAATATCACTATTAAAAAAGGCGAGTTAACTATAGAAAAATCAAAGCAAAATGTCGTTGGATCAAAAGGTAATTTTTTGCCAAATTTAAATGCTTCGTCTGGAGCTAATTTAAATTTTGGATCTACTATAGACCCTGTTAGTAATGGTAGAATTTCTTCTACAAACTTTAGCTCTTCTTATCGTTTAAGCAGTGGTATTACTGTTTTTAATGGATTTAGATTATTAAATACTTATAAAAGGAACCAATTAACGGTTATTGGAAACCAATTAGATTTACAAAAAATTAAAGATGATATTTCTTTAAATGTTGTAAACTCCTATTTAAACATACTGTTTGCCAAAGAAAATTTAGCAGTAGCAAAAGTACAAGCAAAAATAAGTAAAAAGCAAATTGAAGTAGCAAAAGATCAAGTAGAAGCAGGTTCTAAACCCAAAGGTGAACTGTTAAATGCGCAGTCTGCGTATGCAAATGATTTACAGACAGTTGTTTCTTTAGAAAATACGTTAGATATTGCATTATTAGGTCTTGCTCAATTATTACAAGTAGACCCAAATAATTTTGATGTAGCCAACATAGATGTAGGAGCTCCTTCTGCTTCGTTATTATTTAAAAGCCCTGATGTTGTTTATAAAAAAGCAGTTATAACAAGACCAGAAATATTGAGTGCAAAATTACAAGGAGAATATGGAGAGTTACAAATTGCAATTGCTAAAAGTGGATTTTTACCAACGGTAACTGCTTCTGCAGATGCAGGAACGAATTACAGTCACCGATTTACTATTTTTCAAGGGCAACGAAATGATTATTTTTTTAAACAGTTAAATGACAACTTTGGATATGGAGTTGGAGTATCATTAAGTATTCCAATTTTTAATAGATTTCAAAATAAAGTAAACCTTAACAGAGCGATCATTGATAAAGAAGACTCTGAGTTAAATCTTCAGAGTGCAAAGTTAGGTTTACAACAAGAAATTCAAAGAGCCTTTTTAGACGCAAAAGCAGCATTAAAAAGTTATGAAGCTGCGAAATTATCTTTAGACGCACAGCAAGAAGCATTTAAAAATGCACAACAAAGATATACGTATGAAGCAATTACATCTTTTGAATTTGATCAAGTAAGAAATAGATTGGTAAATGCAGAATCAACTTTAATTAGAGCAAAATTCGATTATGTATTTAAAACAAAAGTGTTAAAGTTTTACTACGGAGAATCGGTAATAGATTAA